In Shewanella glacialimarina, the genomic stretch TGTGATGTTCAGCTAGTAGATGCACAATTATTTCAAGAAAAAGATAAGTGGCGGTATAATTTACAGCTAAAATTAAAACAAGGCCACACTGTAAATCTGCAATTTGATGCACAAAGTGGTACTCTAAATTCGTTAACTCAATTACCTAGTGAATGCACGCAACATGAAACTGCTACTCGTTGAAGATAATCCACTTTTAGTGGCTGAATTAGAAAAGCAACTTAAACAAGCCGGCTATGTTACCGATGTAACAGATAAAGCGGTTGAAGCTGACTATCTTATCAAAGAAACTCAATATGATTGTGTCATACTCGATATTGGTTTACCCGATGGAAATGGGTTAAATCTTATCACTAGTTGGCGTGAAAAAGGCATAGTCACACCTGTTATCATGCTGACAGCAAGATCACAGTGGCACGAGAAAGTAGAAGGGTTTAATGCTGGTGCTGACGATTACCTTGGCAAGCCATTCCATACTCAAGAATTACTTGCTCGCATACAAGCACTGATAAACCGTGCCCA encodes the following:
- a CDS encoding PepSY domain-containing protein: MSMFITIGLFSLSTLNANFNNTQTLYEADHNHVQKLVSAGHIRSLDECLNWLAQYCDVQLVDAQLFQEKDKWRYNLQLKLKQGHTVNLQFDAQSGTLNSLTQLPSECTQHETATR
- a CDS encoding response regulator transcription factor yields the protein MKLLLVEDNPLLVAELEKQLKQAGYVTDVTDKAVEADYLIKETQYDCVILDIGLPDGNGLNLITSWREKGIVTPVIMLTARSQWHEKVEGFNAGADDYLGKPFHTQELLARIQALINRAHGRANTASKQLCYAGVTLDENEQKVIVAEQEFELTAMEFRLLKIFLMSPKKLLSKTQLTDKLYQFDDEKESNVVEVYVTHLRKKLGKTAIETRRGQGYIFHGIIEQ